One Bombus pyrosoma isolate SC7728 linkage group LG9, ASM1482585v1, whole genome shotgun sequence genomic window carries:
- the LOC122570500 gene encoding uncharacterized protein LOC122570500, giving the protein MRLLFCILCFTLITAGELVVATRPTRSLSFRKGSSFFYRVNYKITVLSYSTIFAHAAGFKLVWQLPSESADTRIGRSISDVHQAAELVYESHGFDGRSCLLKNICQAMEYVSQRDGVIAKILKLLIGSYTTNSSSMEPLYCDIHVRSCPLELIGIDGFMEQ; this is encoded by the exons ATGCGACTGTTGTTCTGCATTCTCTGTTTCACCCTCATTACCGCGGGCGAGCTTGTGGTCGCGACCAGACCCACCAGATCTCTGTCATTTCGGAAAGGTAGCTCCTTTTTC TACAGGGTGAATTACAAGATCACGGTGTTGTCTTACTCGACCATATTCGCTCATGCGGCTGGTTTTAAGCTAGTATGGCAACTTCCAAGCGAATCCGCCGACACTAGAATCGGCAGGTCCATCTCCGACGTTCACCAGGCCGCGGAGCTCGTCTACGAGAG CCATGGATTTGATGGGAGATCGTGTCTCTTGAAGAATATCTGTCAAGCGATGGAATACGTAAGCCAGAGGGATGGCGTGATcgcaaagatattaaaattgctGATCGG ATCATATACGACGAATAGCTCGTCGATGGAGCCTCTTTATTGTGACATCCACGTCAGAAGTTGCCCCCTCGAGTTGATCGGAATTGACGGTTTTATGGAGCAATAA
- the LOC122570638 gene encoding uncharacterized protein LOC122570638: MALCFAWSNEIAFEIRIAGSFVFPASRREAKEITMIFIWMNMDWKLPLLLLATMRQIQCNDDEQRQALYPPPLVYPFGGIFKLVVGMAVPVQLSGQILVYGQNFQFQYMLPDNATFFTNFFQTSSQRRRRTASWNERAYVYDILQQELNMRHIDGKACLKKNICEAASTSLKDEGLIGELMHLLLTPDHEDASMMDDDYLEAAMAGRRQENCSMIYSTCPAGQGILDRISSIY, from the exons ATGGCTTTGTGTTTCGCCTGGAGCAACGAAATTGCTTTCGAGATTCGAATAGCTGGTTCTTTCGTCTTTCCAG CTTCTAGAcgagaagcgaaagaaataacgatgatATTTATTTGGATGAACATGGACTGGAAGCTACCTTTGTTGCTGCTTGCGACAATGAGGCAAATTCAGTGCAACGACGACGAGCAGAGACAAGCGTTGTATCCTCCGCCTCTTGTTTATCCTTTTGGTGGCATTTTCAAG CTAGTCGTGGGCATGGCGGTGCCGGTGCAGCTCTCAGGCCAGATTTTGGTTTACGGCCAAAACTTTCAGTTCCAATATATGTTACCAGACAACGCTACCTTCTTCACTAACTTCTTCCAGACCTCGTCACAAAGACGACGTCGAACAGCAAGCTGGAACGAAAGGGCTTACGTATACGACATTTTACAACAAGAATTAAACAT GCGACACATCGATGGGAAAGCTTGcttaaagaagaatatttgcGAAGCCGCTTCAACGTCGTTGAAAGACGAGGGATTGATTGGCGAATTAATGCATTTATTGTTAAC GCCAGATCACGAAGACGCTTCGATGATGGACGATGACTATTTAGAAGCAGCCATGGCTGGAAGAAGACAGGAGAATTGCTCGATGATTTACTCCACATGTCCTGCTGGCCAAGGAATTCTAGACAGAAtatcttcaatttattaa
- the LOC122571226 gene encoding uncharacterized protein LOC122571226 has protein sequence MPGIRGLLFVFWCLDILAICATDNTTHAARTLSRRKRYLIFPEGSNVQLVFCLTVGTYAKENDVVMGLTAALAWELPSEVDEKVAQLLHRKSRSVMFPKIEALLQSTGLDGRACVLKALCEAAQRNPSDLGKGSLVQELLHAIFTLPRDGGRFERSEDQAYEQAHQSGQDCGHLYPTCRHSIYELEF, from the exons ATGCCAGGCATCCGAGGTCTTTTGTTTGTCTTCTGGTGCCTCGATATCCTCGCGATCTGTGCCACGGACAACACGACCCACGCCGCGAGGACCCTGTCGAGGCGCAAAAGGTACTTGATTTTTCCGGAAGGCAGCAACGTGCAG TTGGTGTTTTGCTTAACAGTAGGAACCTACGCGAAAGAGAACGATGTGGTGATGGGGTTAACTGCAGCTCTAGCCTGGGAGTTGCCGAGCGAAGTCGACGAGAAGGTTGCGCAGTTGCTTCATCGAAAGAGCAGAAGCGTCATGTTCCCGAAGATAGAGGCTTTACTACAATC CACTGGCCTGGATGGAAGAGCTTGCGTGCTGAAAGCTCTATGCGAGGCTGCCCAGAGGAACCCTTCGGATCTTGGGAAAGGGAGCCTGGTTCAGGAGCTATTGCACGCCATCTTCAC GTTGCCTAGGGACGGCGGGCGTTTCGAACGATCGGAAGATCAAGCTTACGAGCAGGCGCACCAGAGCGGACAGGATTGCGGCCATCTTTATCCGACTTGCCGTCACTCCATTTACGAGCTCGAGTTCTGA